The following are encoded in a window of Paenibacillaceae bacterium GAS479 genomic DNA:
- a CDS encoding ABC-2 type transport system ATP-binding protein, with the protein MAEIKVAGVSKAYNGITVLSHIQLEVAKGSTIGIVGANGSGKSILFKIICGFTAPDQGHVFVRNKHLGKDVDFPEDIGIFINSPGYIGIYSGFKNLKFLADIKRKIGRTEIVKAMQLVGLNPDLKTKVADYSLGMKQKLGIAQAIMEGQDILVLDEPFNALDYQTYNDMKEIILRLKQENKTILLTSHNYEDLETLCDRLYLIQDGHLEQLTEELKGKYFKRS; encoded by the coding sequence ATGGCTGAAATCAAAGTGGCAGGCGTATCCAAAGCCTATAATGGAATAACCGTTTTATCCCATATTCAATTGGAAGTTGCAAAAGGCTCTACTATTGGAATTGTTGGCGCAAACGGGAGTGGAAAATCGATTTTGTTTAAAATCATTTGCGGATTTACGGCCCCGGATCAAGGGCATGTTTTCGTGCGCAACAAACATCTGGGTAAAGATGTTGATTTTCCAGAGGACATCGGCATATTTATTAATTCTCCAGGTTATATTGGCATTTACAGCGGCTTCAAAAATTTAAAGTTTCTTGCAGACATTAAGCGAAAAATTGGCCGCACAGAGATTGTCAAAGCGATGCAGCTTGTAGGACTGAATCCTGATCTCAAAACAAAAGTAGCCGATTATTCCCTTGGAATGAAGCAAAAGCTCGGCATTGCGCAAGCCATCATGGAAGGTCAGGATATTCTTGTCCTGGACGAGCCATTCAATGCGCTGGATTATCAGACCTACAACGATATGAAGGAAATCATTCTCCGGCTCAAACAAGAGAACAAAACGATCTTGCTCACGAGCCATAACTACGAGGATCTGGAAACACTCTGCGATAGATTGTATCTCATTCAAGACGGGCATTTGGAACAGCTGACTGAGGAACTGAAGGGGAAATACTTTAAAAGATCTTGA
- a CDS encoding GHKL domain-containing protein, whose amino-acid sequence MIYVQVLLDTFIMLFLCYALAGHSIGIKRSVILWFLWFHGLCLFLRIRLSSNSDIFAGLEVNNFDLLPVNNPIYLNYLLFGVAILNSTFIRPLSNMKVVVVTLLSLQIWILLRTFSIAATGLFFDIHASSFPYFQRILTILLATILYYVLIIKRGTGFLANFSGVFTKIMLIQSSLAVLAIIVYSNFETTFVLENLWFILIVFSLVISMNIWIIYEQNKRSRQETRFSAIEQYLPVIDDLVSEVRARQHEFHNKLLAIHSIVETSLTLPEARSQITAYTKDIMMQIDVREILQIDSKVIGGFLYTKMKMAELKKMTLTTRIHALFSPMATDEHQILEIIGVLVDNAIEASFPGDEIILFVQRAESDSMTEISVLNPFAHRSNTEFMQMFAMGHTTKNIVNGSRGYGLYNVQQIVAWQKGRILTRNTERSGVSYISIGVLIP is encoded by the coding sequence ATGATTTATGTTCAAGTTTTACTCGATACGTTCATCATGCTTTTTCTCTGTTATGCATTGGCAGGGCACTCTATTGGGATAAAAAGAAGCGTCATTTTATGGTTCCTGTGGTTCCATGGGCTATGTTTATTTCTTCGAATTCGTCTTTCAAGCAATTCAGATATTTTTGCAGGCCTTGAAGTAAACAACTTTGATTTATTGCCGGTAAACAACCCGATATATTTGAATTATTTATTGTTTGGCGTTGCTATTCTGAACAGTACGTTTATCCGGCCATTATCCAATATGAAAGTGGTTGTCGTCACGTTGCTGAGTTTGCAGATCTGGATTCTACTGCGTACCTTCAGCATAGCTGCAACAGGGCTTTTTTTTGATATCCATGCAAGTTCATTTCCTTATTTCCAGCGAATTCTTACCATACTGTTAGCCACAATATTGTATTATGTACTCATTATCAAGCGAGGTACTGGTTTTCTTGCTAATTTTAGCGGCGTATTTACGAAAATCATGTTGATTCAGTCTTCCCTTGCCGTGCTTGCAATTATAGTTTATTCAAACTTCGAGACCACTTTTGTGTTAGAGAATTTATGGTTTATTCTTATCGTATTCTCACTTGTAATAAGCATGAACATTTGGATTATTTATGAACAAAATAAAAGGTCTCGTCAAGAAACAAGATTCTCCGCCATTGAGCAATATCTTCCCGTAATCGACGACCTTGTATCTGAGGTGCGGGCGAGACAGCATGAATTCCATAATAAGCTGCTGGCGATTCATAGTATCGTGGAAACCTCGCTCACCCTCCCAGAGGCGCGCTCACAAATTACGGCGTACACAAAGGACATTATGATGCAGATTGATGTGCGCGAAATTTTGCAGATTGATAGCAAAGTAATCGGCGGTTTTCTGTATACAAAAATGAAGATGGCCGAATTGAAAAAAATGACCTTGACCACTCGTATCCACGCTCTTTTCAGCCCTATGGCAACAGATGAGCATCAAATTCTGGAAATAATAGGGGTTCTGGTGGATAACGCGATTGAAGCTTCTTTTCCTGGTGATGAGATTATCCTTTTTGTACAGCGAGCAGAGAGCGATTCTATGACCGAGATCAGTGTGTTGAATCCTTTTGCTCATCGATCAAATACCGAGTTTATGCAGATGTTTGCAATGGGGCACACGACCAAGAACATCGTGAATGGATCAAGAGGGTATGGATTGTATAATGTTCAGCAAATAGTAGCCTGGCAAAAAGGGAGGATTTTGACCCGAAACACCGAGCGATCTGGTGTATCCTATATTTCTATTGGTGTGTTGATTCCATAA
- a CDS encoding two component transcriptional regulator, LytTR family has protein sequence MNILIVEDDPHITKLMLSCVHEIDSSIRTITAVQSGEALNIARQEVIDLFILDIQLADYKGTQLAHQLRAMDQYSYTPIIFATALANEELTAFREIKCYSFLIKPFTKEEVIDLLRDTIRYSQHLDLDQRKKTLRIEQKSYIFEYELERIVYVESFGKNLELHLKTSEDQVKSDRISGLSLKKMVELLDDHSFVQCHKSYIINTSYMTKIDKTEGLVELAGISQPIPIGHKYKDLLLNRGGQ, from the coding sequence TTGAACATTCTGATCGTGGAGGATGATCCCCACATTACAAAATTGATGCTCTCCTGTGTGCACGAGATAGACAGCTCTATCCGGACGATAACTGCCGTCCAGTCAGGTGAAGCTTTAAATATCGCTCGGCAGGAAGTGATAGATCTGTTCATTTTGGATATTCAGTTAGCGGATTATAAAGGGACCCAACTGGCGCATCAATTACGAGCCATGGATCAATACAGCTATACCCCGATCATTTTTGCTACAGCGTTGGCCAATGAGGAGCTCACGGCTTTCCGGGAAATAAAATGTTATAGCTTTCTCATCAAACCCTTCACCAAGGAAGAGGTTATAGATTTGCTGCGTGACACGATTCGTTACAGCCAACATCTTGATCTTGATCAAAGGAAAAAAACGCTACGAATTGAGCAGAAAAGTTATATTTTTGAATACGAGCTTGAGCGAATCGTATATGTGGAGTCTTTTGGGAAAAACCTGGAGCTTCATTTGAAAACGAGTGAAGATCAAGTGAAATCGGATAGAATTTCAGGATTATCTCTAAAAAAAATGGTTGAGCTGTTGGATGATCATTCATTTGTCCAATGCCATAAGAGCTACATCATTAATACATCCTACATGACTAAAATCGATAAAACGGAAGGTTTGGTAGAATTAGCGGGCATATCCCAGCCCATCCCCATTGGACATAAATATAAAGACCTCCTGTTAAATAGAGGTGGACAATGA
- a CDS encoding Heme-degrading monooxygenase HmoA: MSEKALNPELVRAFVGAAHSDLDRVQELLKEEPGLLHAAMNWGGGDWETAAGAAAHTGRKDILNWLLEQGARLDPFGAAMLGELELVRSVLQRHPSQLHAKGPHGITLHQHALMGGPEAAHVAAYIKGLLNEGKPAESEDPMLIENRILVKAGYAEAVLERFAKPKSVHTFEGFIRMDVLHGKLSDTEEEIRVCTTWRSKADFEAWASSDSFRGAHARRPESTEAPSEQSRSENKPAAHGEQAASNGSAGASTPAAGGHGHGSAHGRPAGGEGSGPVIGNNVTIYRVAASHLPETAAAEQA; the protein is encoded by the coding sequence ATGTCAGAAAAAGCATTGAATCCGGAGCTTGTCCGGGCATTTGTAGGAGCGGCGCATAGCGACCTCGATCGGGTACAGGAATTATTGAAGGAAGAGCCTGGGCTGCTTCATGCAGCTATGAACTGGGGCGGTGGCGACTGGGAAACGGCAGCGGGAGCTGCGGCTCATACCGGACGCAAGGATATTTTGAACTGGCTGCTGGAGCAAGGCGCGCGGCTTGATCCCTTCGGAGCAGCGATGCTCGGCGAGCTAGAGCTGGTACGCTCGGTGCTTCAGCGCCATCCGTCTCAGCTGCACGCGAAAGGTCCGCATGGTATTACGCTGCATCAGCATGCGCTGATGGGCGGTCCTGAAGCGGCTCATGTCGCAGCTTATATTAAGGGGCTTTTGAATGAAGGGAAGCCTGCAGAATCGGAAGATCCGATGCTTATCGAGAATCGCATTCTCGTTAAAGCGGGATATGCAGAAGCGGTGCTTGAGCGTTTCGCAAAGCCGAAAAGTGTACATACCTTCGAAGGCTTCATCCGCATGGATGTGCTTCATGGCAAGCTGTCGGACACGGAAGAGGAGATCCGCGTTTGTACGACTTGGCGCTCCAAGGCTGACTTTGAAGCTTGGGCATCCAGCGATTCCTTCCGCGGTGCGCATGCTCGCCGTCCGGAATCAACTGAAGCACCGTCGGAGCAGTCCCGTTCTGAGAACAAACCTGCTGCGCACGGAGAACAAGCAGCTTCAAATGGCAGCGCGGGTGCTTCGACCCCTGCGGCAGGCGGTCACGGACATGGCTCCGCGCATGGACGTCCAGCCGGCGGAGAAGGTAGCGGACCGGTCATCGGTAACAACGTAACGATCTACCGGGTAGCAGCTTCCCATTTGCCGGAAACGGCGGCGGCTGAGCAAGCTTAA
- a CDS encoding iron complex transport system ATP-binding protein — MSRISGEALKLSYGDRPVVHGIDLSVNPGEWVGIIGPNGSGKSTVLRMLARLVKPEGGKALLDGADLATIPPKEAARRIAMLAQTQESMLEVTVRELIRKGRHPHLKWYQDGTAEAHERIVDWAIAAASLEQLQHRQLPALSGGERQRAWLAMAIAQTPSVLLLDEPATYLDIAHQLELMELVRRLNRDEGITVVTVLHDLNQAARYCDRLIAVKDGKVAAQGRPLELFTASFFREVFGVEGTIRIVDGIPSFQAERSVSLEQLHKKQPNLQEIMS; from the coding sequence ATGAGCCGGATTTCAGGAGAAGCGCTGAAATTGAGTTACGGAGATCGCCCCGTTGTGCACGGCATTGATCTGAGCGTGAATCCCGGAGAGTGGGTAGGCATTATCGGACCGAATGGATCTGGCAAATCAACGGTGCTTCGCATGCTGGCCCGGCTGGTCAAGCCGGAAGGCGGCAAGGCGCTGCTTGATGGAGCCGATCTTGCGACGATCCCACCTAAAGAAGCGGCAAGGCGCATCGCGATGCTGGCGCAGACTCAAGAGTCCATGCTGGAGGTGACCGTGCGTGAGCTCATCCGTAAGGGACGCCATCCCCATTTGAAATGGTACCAGGACGGCACCGCAGAAGCTCATGAACGTATCGTTGACTGGGCGATTGCCGCTGCTTCGCTTGAACAGCTCCAGCATCGCCAGCTGCCCGCGCTATCGGGCGGGGAAAGACAGCGGGCATGGCTCGCCATGGCTATTGCCCAGACACCGTCTGTGCTGCTGCTGGATGAGCCAGCCACTTACCTGGACATTGCTCATCAACTGGAGTTGATGGAACTGGTGCGCAGGCTCAATCGTGATGAAGGCATTACCGTTGTAACGGTGCTCCATGATTTGAACCAAGCCGCGCGTTATTGCGACCGGCTCATTGCCGTCAAGGATGGAAAGGTTGCCGCGCAGGGCCGGCCGCTTGAGCTGTTTACAGCTTCTTTTTTCCGGGAAGTGTTCGGTGTGGAGGGGACAATCCGTATCGTGGACGGCATCCCGAGCTTTCAGGCGGAGCGCTCAGTCTCACTGGAACAGTTGCATAAGAAACAGCCCAATCTGCAGGAAATAATGAGTTAA
- a CDS encoding iron complex transport system permease protein codes for MAAVLSPAELKRSRRPAAARNLIVLLTTAGLLLASVLFGLALGSIRIPVSEVWNALLHRTDTEAWQIVWNLRLPRVLTGLMVGCCLGLSGALLQGVFRNPLSDPGIIGVSAGGGVAAVTIMILFPVQIALLPAAAFIGALAASAVIYLLAWKGGASPIRLILAGVAVNSLLGAAMSALMILNSEKVQSVLPWMSGSLNGRSWPHADTLLPYTLAGLLAALLLIKPANLLALGDDAAKLLGVRVEMYRLIIVAVAAFLAGSAISQAGMVGFVGLVVPHIARLLVGADYRILMPVSALGGAALVTFADTAARTLFDPIEFPVGILLALFGAPFFLYLLRKGAKQ; via the coding sequence ATGGCGGCTGTTCTGTCGCCGGCCGAGCTGAAGCGGTCGCGGCGGCCAGCAGCGGCACGTAATCTGATCGTGCTCTTAACGACAGCGGGACTGCTGCTGGCAAGCGTATTGTTCGGCCTCGCGCTGGGATCCATTCGGATTCCAGTAAGCGAGGTTTGGAACGCTTTGCTGCACCGGACCGACACGGAAGCGTGGCAGATTGTCTGGAATCTGCGATTGCCGCGTGTGTTGACCGGGCTTATGGTCGGTTGTTGCCTCGGATTATCCGGAGCATTGCTACAGGGCGTGTTCCGTAATCCGCTGTCCGATCCCGGCATTATTGGCGTTTCGGCTGGTGGGGGCGTTGCCGCTGTGACGATCATGATTTTGTTCCCCGTGCAGATTGCACTGCTTCCTGCAGCCGCATTCATCGGTGCATTGGCAGCAAGCGCGGTCATCTATCTGCTCGCCTGGAAAGGCGGAGCTTCACCGATCCGGTTGATTTTGGCCGGGGTAGCGGTTAACTCGCTGCTCGGAGCTGCGATGTCTGCATTGATGATTTTGAATAGTGAAAAGGTTCAGTCTGTACTGCCTTGGATGAGCGGCAGCTTGAACGGTAGGAGCTGGCCGCATGCGGACACGCTGCTGCCCTATACGCTGGCAGGACTGCTTGCCGCGTTGCTGCTTATCAAGCCGGCTAACCTGCTCGCCCTCGGTGATGATGCTGCTAAGCTGCTCGGGGTGCGCGTTGAGATGTACCGTCTGATCATCGTCGCGGTCGCTGCTTTTTTAGCAGGCTCGGCGATTAGCCAAGCTGGTATGGTTGGGTTTGTCGGTCTCGTCGTGCCGCATATTGCACGACTGCTGGTCGGGGCTGATTACCGCATTTTGATGCCGGTATCGGCACTCGGTGGGGCTGCACTGGTCACTTTTGCTGACACAGCTGCTCGTACGCTTTTTGATCCAATTGAGTTCCCGGTTGGCATTCTGCTCGCGCTGTTCGGGGCGCCATTCTTCCTCTATCTGCTTCGGAAGGGGGCCAAGCAATGA
- a CDS encoding ABC-type Fe3+-hydroxamate transport system, substrate-binding protein: MFRSKKWILSAAAAALLVTSGAGTLAPSKVNAASSSIKVTLDGKSLSLDASPIMLSGRTLVPYSSIVKSLGGTASWSSATKSVTATSGSVKVKLTAGSKTAYINNKATTLDAAPVIQNGKTFVPLRLLTEAFGKWVNWSGASRTVAINSKLTLKTSTGSFTLNKRPQRIVTLSSSDTEMIYALGGTVVGRPTAMGKVNPPAAASAVEVGSTHGILFEKLASVKPDLIIAGPSLMSQKATMEKLGAQVLFNSHNTYNDIKSSARLYGKLLGNESKAEQLIANMDRTVSSLKKPATKPKTLIVYGAPGSFVVALPTSYPGNFLELAGGQNVAAKFPKMDKMPQYSELSMERIVASNPDLILLITHGNAAEVKASFKKEFENNPVWKNLNAVKDDSFEVLPSELFAANPGIRAPEAIKTINKLLLQVK, encoded by the coding sequence ATGTTCCGCAGTAAAAAATGGATTCTTTCGGCTGCAGCCGCAGCTTTGCTCGTCACTTCTGGTGCAGGGACGCTAGCTCCTTCAAAGGTCAATGCAGCATCCTCATCGATTAAAGTAACGCTCGACGGAAAATCACTTTCTCTCGATGCATCGCCGATCATGCTCAGCGGTCGCACACTCGTTCCATATAGCTCCATCGTTAAATCGCTGGGAGGCACTGCTTCCTGGAGCAGCGCGACCAAATCGGTTACAGCGACGAGTGGTAGTGTCAAAGTTAAACTAACGGCTGGTTCCAAAACGGCTTACATAAACAACAAAGCAACTACACTGGACGCAGCTCCAGTTATCCAGAACGGCAAAACCTTCGTACCGCTCCGATTGTTGACGGAAGCTTTCGGCAAATGGGTTAACTGGTCTGGCGCTAGCCGCACAGTTGCAATTAACAGCAAGCTGACGCTGAAAACGAGCACAGGCTCTTTTACACTGAATAAACGTCCACAACGTATCGTTACCCTATCCTCTTCGGACACAGAAATGATCTATGCTCTTGGTGGCACGGTAGTCGGCCGTCCAACGGCAATGGGCAAGGTTAACCCGCCTGCAGCGGCATCCGCCGTTGAAGTTGGCAGCACACACGGCATTCTGTTCGAGAAGCTGGCATCGGTTAAACCGGATCTGATTATTGCTGGACCATCGCTGATGAGCCAAAAGGCGACAATGGAAAAGCTCGGCGCTCAAGTGCTGTTCAACTCGCATAATACTTACAACGATATCAAGTCTTCCGCCCGTCTGTACGGCAAACTGCTGGGTAACGAAAGCAAAGCAGAGCAACTGATCGCTAATATGGACCGCACTGTAAGCAGCTTGAAAAAGCCTGCTACGAAGCCAAAAACGCTCATCGTATACGGAGCTCCGGGCAGCTTTGTCGTAGCACTCCCAACCAGCTATCCTGGCAACTTCCTGGAGCTTGCCGGCGGCCAAAACGTAGCGGCAAAATTCCCGAAAATGGACAAAATGCCGCAATACTCGGAGCTCAGCATGGAGCGGATCGTTGCATCTAACCCTGACCTGATCCTGCTCATTACTCACGGTAACGCAGCTGAAGTGAAGGCATCGTTTAAGAAGGAATTTGAGAACAATCCAGTTTGGAAAAACCTGAACGCAGTTAAGGATGACAGCTTCGAAGTGCTTCCGTCGGAACTGTTTGCAGCTAACCCAGGCATTCGCGCTCCTGAAGCGATCAAAACAATCAACAAGCTTCTTCTGCAGGTGAAATAA
- a CDS encoding glycerophosphoryl diester phosphodiesterase (manually curated) produces the protein MRNDQRTRIIGHRGAAGEAPENTLASFRLAADQGADMVELDVHLSADGKLIVCHDETLDRTSDQTGAIRDLTEDAIRNADAGNWFSSDFSGERIPLLEEVYEALPDSMEINVEVKDAAGSALDHVLLSFLREGDRLERTIVSSFDHKLLVRLKQAEPKLRIGLLYAADLVDHAGYAASLNVEVYSLHPFHELIGAKDTSDAVTSGLEVYPYTANRPEQWQRLLELGVSGIITDYPGKLRNYLIHKERNGH, from the coding sequence ATGAGAAATGATCAACGAACACGAATCATTGGCCACAGGGGGGCTGCGGGAGAAGCGCCTGAGAACACGTTGGCTAGCTTCCGCCTCGCAGCAGATCAAGGAGCGGATATGGTCGAGCTAGACGTTCATCTGTCGGCTGATGGAAAGCTAATCGTATGTCATGATGAAACGCTGGATCGGACATCTGACCAAACAGGCGCAATTCGCGACCTAACAGAAGACGCCATCCGCAATGCCGACGCAGGCAACTGGTTCTCTTCTGACTTTTCTGGTGAGCGAATTCCTTTATTGGAAGAAGTGTACGAAGCATTGCCGGATTCCATGGAAATAAATGTAGAGGTCAAGGATGCCGCCGGAAGCGCGCTTGACCATGTTCTGTTAAGCTTCTTACGCGAGGGCGACCGCTTGGAGCGTACCATCGTGTCTTCCTTTGACCACAAGCTGCTCGTGCGGTTGAAGCAGGCTGAGCCGAAGCTGCGCATCGGTCTGCTCTATGCGGCTGATCTTGTTGATCATGCGGGCTACGCCGCTAGCTTGAACGTTGAGGTCTATTCGCTACATCCTTTTCATGAGCTTATCGGAGCTAAGGATACGTCGGACGCGGTCACAAGCGGGCTCGAAGTCTATCCTTACACCGCCAATCGTCCTGAGCAATGGCAGCGGCTGCTGGAGCTTGGGGTTAGCGGCATTATAACCGATTATCCGGGGAAATTGAGGAATTATCTTATCCATAAGGAAAGGAACGGCCACTAG
- a CDS encoding Aminoglycoside-2''-adenylyltransferase, translated as MRTDYSNWAPITVAEVRDLFESIPVWWAIAGGWALDLYIGHQTRKHSDTDIVFFRDEQEVVLERLSQDWLIYKAESGKLSHREPGEYLATTKDIWVCKDESSPWAFQLMIIDREQDEWVYGRERSIRRNWSDIRAFTTEGTPYLKPELQLLYKGGSTKIREKDQLDFERILPHLIGEERYWLSFSLQTQFPQGHPWTEVIKSLHSI; from the coding sequence ATGCGTACAGATTATTCGAACTGGGCACCTATAACGGTAGCGGAGGTGCGTGATTTATTTGAATCGATTCCCGTGTGGTGGGCCATCGCAGGAGGCTGGGCGCTGGACCTTTACATCGGTCATCAGACGAGGAAACATAGCGATACGGATATCGTCTTTTTTCGGGATGAGCAGGAAGTCGTACTGGAACGTCTGTCTCAGGACTGGCTCATCTATAAGGCGGAAAGTGGCAAGCTGAGTCACAGAGAACCGGGAGAGTATCTAGCAACGACAAAAGATATTTGGGTTTGTAAAGATGAGAGTTCGCCATGGGCATTCCAACTCATGATTATAGACCGGGAACAGGACGAATGGGTTTATGGGCGAGAGCGTTCCATTCGCCGCAATTGGAGCGATATTCGAGCCTTCACAACCGAAGGCACTCCTTATTTAAAACCTGAGCTACAGCTCCTCTATAAAGGCGGAAGCACCAAAATTAGAGAAAAGGATCAGTTGGACTTTGAACGTATCCTGCCGCATCTGATAGGAGAGGAAAGGTATTGGCTCAGCTTTTCTTTACAAACACAATTTCCACAAGGACATCCTTGGACGGAAGTTATTAAATCACTTCATTCAATATGA